In the Candidatus Cloacimonas acidaminovorans str. Evry genome, one interval contains:
- a CDS encoding nucleotide sugar dehydrogenase, producing MLKVSIAPDGKEYPLPSEEDAQKEREILKQITAEQKALGRKIVAVQGLGFVGCVMATVVADATDKDGNPFYFVHGHQRASQRSYWKVPVINSGIPPVNSSDPEVPAIFHRTVVEKKNFRATSEESVYGLVDIVVVDIQLDATKPAFGDAEKGYCDITAFREGIRTLGKHIQPECLVLVETTVPPGTCEKVVKPILEEEFTKRGIDIEKNPPLIAHSYERVMPGAHYVASIRDFWRVFSGVNPKSIELCREFLSHVLDVENYPLTQLDSTNASELAKTMENSYRAVNIALTLEWAKFAEQIGVDIFKVRDAIRKRKETHDNLLRPSLGVGGYCLTKDPVLANWAMKSLFGVEGSLDFAIKAVNTNDTMPLHTIDIVKSVYPDLKNLKIAVLGVSYLEDVGDTRHSPSKTLVEFLRKDLAIVKTHDPYVETWPEMEENHIQNDLNNVLPESDVVIFAVGHSQYRKLDPKYVVDLCKTKPLIVDCSNFLSDETINIYKDLGCKVRGVGKGHIVNEK from the coding sequence ATGTTAAAAGTTTCAATTGCGCCGGATGGAAAAGAATATCCTCTTCCGAGTGAAGAAGATGCACAAAAAGAAAGAGAAATATTAAAACAAATTACTGCCGAACAAAAAGCTTTAGGACGAAAAATAGTAGCAGTTCAAGGTTTAGGATTTGTAGGTTGTGTGATGGCTACTGTTGTTGCCGATGCTACAGATAAAGATGGCAACCCTTTTTATTTTGTTCATGGTCATCAGCGTGCCTCACAAAGATCGTATTGGAAAGTTCCCGTTATCAATAGTGGCATTCCGCCTGTAAATTCTTCCGATCCCGAAGTTCCGGCAATATTTCATCGCACTGTGGTTGAGAAAAAAAACTTCCGTGCTACCAGTGAAGAAAGTGTTTATGGCTTAGTAGATATTGTGGTGGTAGATATTCAGCTGGATGCAACGAAACCCGCATTTGGAGATGCAGAAAAAGGTTATTGTGATATAACCGCTTTTCGGGAAGGAATTCGGACTTTGGGAAAACATATTCAGCCCGAATGTTTAGTTTTAGTAGAAACAACCGTTCCTCCTGGAACCTGTGAAAAGGTCGTTAAGCCCATTCTGGAAGAGGAATTTACCAAGCGGGGTATAGATATAGAAAAGAATCCTCCCTTGATTGCTCATTCTTATGAAAGAGTTATGCCCGGAGCTCATTATGTGGCTTCTATTCGTGATTTCTGGCGTGTATTTTCCGGTGTTAACCCTAAAAGTATAGAACTCTGCCGGGAATTTCTTTCCCATGTTTTGGATGTGGAGAATTATCCTTTAACTCAATTGGACAGCACAAATGCCAGCGAACTTGCCAAAACAATGGAAAATTCATATCGTGCCGTAAATATTGCTCTCACTTTGGAATGGGCTAAATTTGCGGAACAGATTGGGGTGGATATTTTCAAAGTGCGCGATGCCATTCGCAAAAGAAAAGAAACGCATGATAATTTGTTGCGTCCTTCATTAGGTGTTGGCGGTTATTGTTTAACCAAAGACCCCGTTTTAGCTAATTGGGCAATGAAGTCACTTTTTGGTGTAGAGGGAAGTTTGGATTTTGCTATTAAAGCAGTTAATACGAATGATACAATGCCGCTACATACTATTGATATCGTTAAAAGCGTTTATCCTGATTTAAAAAACTTGAAGATTGCTGTGTTAGGCGTTTCCTATTTGGAAGATGTAGGTGATACAAGACATTCTCCTTCCAAAACCTTAGTGGAATTTTTGCGGAAAGACCTGGCAATAGTGAAAACCCACGATCCTTATGTAGAAACCTGGCCTGAAATGGAGGAAAACCATATTCAAAATGACCTGAATAATGTTCTTCCTGAATCCGATGTAGTTATTTTTGCGGTAGGACACAGTCAATATAGAAAACTTGACCCTAAGTATGTGGTTGATTTATGTAAAACCAAACCCTTAATTGTGGATTGCTCCAATTTCCTTTCCGATGAAACCATCAATATATATAAAGATTTAGGATGCAAAGTGCGGGGTGTGGGAAAAGGACATATTGTGAATGAAAAATGA
- a CDS encoding FAD-dependent oxidoreductase, with protein sequence MILTDAQLFSEISRCEFCENKPCKNACPCDCSPADFMMAVAKGRPSDFKRAAGLILASNPLGGICGNVCPDDHCVNACARENFDTPIQIPAVQATIIRKARELNMVPEFTPSFSLNKKIAIIGAGPSAIGAAVTLTQFGYQTVMFDPEPLGGQVNLIPEERLEKIDLLDDLKFLAETFKIEHIRKKIEEPQTLLNDDFEAVIVAGGLNKPIHLNIPGDETAIYGFDILKNPSPYNFTGKRVALVGGAIAADMALLIAKNNAAYVEMITLENFTEMPLTEPEKATLIEAGIEFSPRTRITEIVNEGNQIKGIKTKKVYLPKGEKFAPNLIRDEAGTTESFRPFDMVIIAIGNRPPFDVNKLETLSDRLFCCGDMINGPTTVVEAVASGKNTALKVHSLLSKKDISEPEKATKSCFPVWGWKKYPVSLETDFFGRKMDSPFILSAAPPSDGYEQMKKAYLAGWSGGIMKTAFDNEDIHIPGEYMFTFGDKKKTFANCDNVSEHPLDRVCSEIALLIKEFPDRLTMASTGGPVTGDDINDKKGWQANTIKLEKAGAMGIEYSLSCPQGGDGTKGDIVAQDPALTAKIIDWVMEISNPEIPKLFKLTGAVTSIYPILSAVKSVLDKYPGKKAGITLANTFPALAFREKEKPWDEGIIVGLSGESILPISYLNLARAGNSGIFISGNGGAMNYLDAANFLALGAGNVQFCTIVEKYGYGIIDELKMGLSYLLEAKGLKSVAELIGIAQPKPITDFLDLPTKTKSSSLIKELCLKCGNCTRCPYQAIELDEDCYPKIDPDKCVGCSLCTQLCFAGALEMKNEK encoded by the coding sequence ATGATTTTAACTGATGCCCAATTATTCAGTGAAATAAGTCGTTGTGAATTTTGTGAGAACAAGCCCTGCAAAAATGCCTGTCCCTGTGATTGTTCTCCTGCCGATTTTATGATGGCAGTTGCTAAAGGCAGACCTTCCGATTTTAAGCGTGCTGCAGGACTCATTTTAGCCAGCAATCCTTTAGGGGGAATTTGCGGAAATGTTTGTCCCGATGACCATTGCGTAAATGCCTGTGCGCGTGAAAATTTTGACACTCCAATTCAAATTCCTGCCGTTCAGGCAACAATAATTCGTAAAGCCAGAGAATTAAATATGGTGCCAGAATTTACTCCTTCCTTTTCCTTAAATAAAAAAATTGCCATTATCGGTGCAGGACCTTCTGCTATCGGAGCTGCCGTAACTTTAACCCAATTTGGTTATCAGACGGTAATGTTTGATCCTGAACCTTTAGGAGGTCAGGTAAATTTAATTCCGGAAGAGCGTTTGGAGAAAATTGACTTGCTGGATGACCTGAAATTCCTGGCAGAAACATTCAAGATAGAACATATTCGGAAAAAAATAGAAGAACCCCAAACATTATTAAATGATGACTTTGAAGCGGTAATTGTGGCAGGAGGATTAAATAAGCCCATTCACTTAAATATTCCTGGTGATGAAACAGCTATTTACGGTTTTGACATTCTAAAAAACCCTTCCCCATACAATTTTACTGGTAAACGCGTTGCTCTTGTTGGTGGAGCAATCGCTGCTGATATGGCATTGCTGATTGCTAAAAATAATGCTGCTTATGTGGAAATGATAACCCTGGAAAATTTCACTGAAATGCCCTTAACGGAACCGGAAAAGGCAACTTTGATTGAGGCAGGAATTGAATTCTCGCCTCGCACCAGGATCACGGAAATAGTTAATGAAGGTAATCAGATTAAAGGAATAAAGACGAAAAAGGTCTATCTTCCTAAAGGAGAGAAGTTTGCTCCAAATTTGATTAGGGACGAAGCAGGAACCACAGAATCCTTTCGTCCTTTTGATATGGTTATTATTGCTATCGGCAACAGACCTCCTTTTGATGTTAATAAATTAGAGACCCTTTCAGACCGTCTTTTTTGCTGTGGAGATATGATAAATGGTCCTACAACGGTGGTGGAAGCAGTTGCCTCAGGTAAAAATACCGCTTTAAAAGTTCATTCTCTATTAAGCAAAAAGGATATCAGTGAACCCGAAAAGGCAACTAAAAGCTGTTTCCCTGTTTGGGGCTGGAAAAAATATCCTGTTTCACTTGAAACCGATTTCTTTGGGAGAAAAATGGATTCCCCTTTTATTCTTTCTGCTGCTCCTCCTTCCGATGGCTATGAACAAATGAAAAAAGCATATCTTGCTGGCTGGAGCGGTGGAATTATGAAAACAGCTTTTGATAATGAAGATATTCATATTCCGGGTGAATATATGTTCACCTTTGGTGATAAGAAAAAGACCTTTGCCAATTGTGATAATGTTTCAGAGCATCCTTTAGATAGGGTTTGTTCCGAAATAGCTCTTTTAATAAAGGAATTTCCTGATCGCTTAACTATGGCTTCAACAGGCGGTCCTGTTACCGGTGATGATATTAATGATAAAAAGGGCTGGCAAGCCAATACTATAAAACTGGAAAAAGCAGGCGCAATGGGAATTGAATACAGTTTATCTTGTCCTCAGGGTGGAGATGGAACAAAAGGTGATATTGTGGCTCAAGACCCTGCGTTAACCGCTAAAATTATTGATTGGGTGATGGAAATTAGCAACCCTGAAATACCCAAACTGTTTAAACTAACCGGTGCTGTAACTTCTATCTATCCTATTCTTTCCGCTGTTAAAAGTGTCTTGGACAAATATCCTGGTAAAAAAGCCGGAATAACTTTGGCTAATACCTTTCCTGCTTTAGCTTTCAGAGAAAAAGAAAAACCCTGGGACGAAGGAATCATAGTTGGTTTAAGCGGTGAAAGCATTTTGCCAATCAGTTATTTGAATTTAGCCCGAGCCGGAAATAGCGGAATTTTCATCTCCGGAAACGGAGGTGCAATGAACTATCTGGATGCAGCAAACTTTTTAGCTTTGGGAGCCGGAAATGTTCAATTCTGCACAATTGTGGAAAAATATGGCTATGGTATAATTGATGAATTGAAAATGGGACTTTCCTACCTCTTGGAAGCAAAGGGCTTAAAAAGCGTTGCCGAACTTATTGGAATCGCTCAGCCAAAACCCATTACGGACTTTCTTGATCTGCCCACAAAGACAAAAAGTTCTTCCTTAATTAAAGAATTGTGCCTAAAATGCGGAAACTGCACCCGCTGTCCTTACCAGGCAATAGAATTAGATGAGGATTGCTATCCTAAAATTGACCCGGATAAATGTGTTGGATGCTCGCTGTGTACACAATTGTGCTTTGCCGGAGCGCTGGAAATGAAGAATGAAAAATGA
- a CDS encoding ABC transporter substrate-binding protein yields MKLRRIFIALGVALIVFFSLSCSPKQKKILRVGTDAENPPFTYQEGSEFKGIDIEICKRIADKLNMQLQITKFQFDELFSALALNKIDIAASAITITPKRKQTMDFTIPYFETDLAVVAKSNSPVKVEKIEDLGKYIVGCQSNTTSHQYLTENLMEKDLLPKNKLKLYPTVIETLGELLNGKIDLMVFDEWVAKDFSQQQEIKIVYTIQTNEQYGLAMQAGKEINTRINKALKELKDSGELENIIREYID; encoded by the coding sequence ATGAAATTACGCAGGATATTTATTGCTTTGGGTGTCGCACTGATTGTCTTCTTTTCTTTATCTTGTTCTCCGAAACAAAAGAAGATATTGAGGGTAGGAACCGATGCTGAAAATCCACCTTTTACTTATCAGGAAGGTAGTGAATTCAAAGGCATTGATATAGAAATCTGTAAACGCATAGCGGATAAATTGAATATGCAATTACAAATTACCAAATTCCAGTTTGATGAACTGTTTTCTGCTTTAGCACTTAACAAAATTGATATTGCCGCCTCTGCTATTACCATTACCCCGAAACGTAAACAAACGATGGATTTTACTATTCCTTATTTTGAAACAGACCTGGCTGTTGTAGCCAAATCCAATTCTCCTGTAAAAGTAGAAAAGATTGAGGACCTCGGAAAATACATCGTGGGCTGCCAAAGCAACACTACCAGCCATCAATATTTAACCGAAAACCTGATGGAAAAAGACCTCCTGCCCAAAAATAAGCTGAAACTTTATCCTACTGTTATAGAAACCTTGGGGGAACTTCTTAATGGCAAAATAGACCTGATGGTTTTTGATGAATGGGTAGCCAAGGATTTTTCCCAACAACAGGAGATTAAGATTGTTTACACGATTCAAACGAATGAACAATACGGATTGGCTATGCAAGCAGGTAAAGAAATTAATACCAGAATAAATAAGGCATTGAAGGAATTAAAAGATAGCGGAGAATTGGAAAACATTATCAGGGAATATATTGATTAA
- a CDS encoding WD40/YVTN/BNR-like repeat-containing protein — protein sequence MKTAQIRLIIIALIGFIISMAPSPVMASPVWELQYCTQTGMIPHMLMVSGGVFYGVTNRYFIISPDGVNYQEYVVANCDSLRLCSAFMLTSAVGYCCGCFVLSDNNLYRSVLYKTVNGGQSWTRTYQLERNRCWLKHIQFVSPQEGYVVMQFDFWDIRIYKTTNAGQDWSIVFESESSWPTCADFQPNLKAVGRGLSPFIITSPDGQTWQEGTDPPDLISCIVHIIVSGSRIITIAYPSLVYSDDQGISWTNSDVSQLGADFNACGSLTPNGMTGINGNIYAIGSIRVDSNDLYPGIVRSLNNGASWQWLVLPAEMPDQSGQIYGIVYWDEYIYISFNACIYRLHVGPPVANNDDVAPVVPVEVSCYPNPFRDNTTLTLKQGADHSLTTVAVYNVKGQLVRRLLDPQPILGEYSITWDGKNDQGEKLGAGVYFFKIKSGSYSTTRKMILME from the coding sequence ATGAAAACCGCGCAAATTAGGCTCATAATTATAGCCCTTATAGGGTTTATAATATCGATGGCGCCCTCACCCGTGATGGCAAGTCCGGTGTGGGAGTTGCAATACTGCACTCAAACCGGAATGATTCCCCATATGCTCATGGTCTCTGGAGGTGTGTTTTACGGAGTTACTAATCGTTATTTTATTATATCTCCCGACGGTGTGAACTATCAGGAGTATGTGGTGGCCAACTGTGACTCTCTTCGGCTGTGTTCAGCATTTATGTTAACCTCGGCGGTTGGCTATTGCTGTGGATGTTTTGTGTTGTCAGATAATAATTTGTATAGGTCAGTGCTCTATAAAACTGTTAATGGCGGTCAGAGCTGGACCCGAACTTATCAACTGGAAAGAAACAGATGTTGGTTAAAACATATTCAGTTCGTTTCTCCCCAGGAGGGTTATGTGGTGATGCAGTTTGATTTTTGGGACATCAGGATTTATAAAACCACAAATGCCGGCCAAGACTGGAGTATTGTTTTTGAGTCAGAGAGCAGTTGGCCGACGTGTGCTGATTTTCAGCCCAACTTAAAGGCCGTGGGACGAGGATTATCTCCATTTATAATTACCAGTCCTGATGGTCAGACCTGGCAAGAGGGGACAGATCCACCAGATCTAATAAGTTGTATCGTGCATATAATAGTCAGCGGGTCTAGAATAATAACTATAGCTTATCCATCTTTAGTATATTCTGATGACCAGGGCATATCTTGGACTAATTCAGATGTCAGTCAGCTGGGTGCTGATTTTAACGCCTGTGGGTCGTTGACTCCTAATGGCATGACGGGTATTAACGGGAATATTTATGCGATTGGTAGTATTCGTGTTGATAGTAACGACTTATATCCCGGGATTGTCCGTTCACTTAATAACGGGGCAAGCTGGCAGTGGCTGGTATTGCCAGCGGAGATGCCAGATCAATCTGGACAGATTTACGGCATAGTTTATTGGGACGAGTACATATATATAAGCTTTAATGCTTGTATTTATCGCTTGCACGTTGGTCCGCCCGTGGCCAATAACGATGACGTGGCGCCAGTAGTTCCCGTAGAGGTATCATGTTATCCTAATCCTTTTCGGGACAATACTACTTTAACCCTGAAACAGGGGGCAGACCACAGTCTAACTACTGTGGCTGTCTATAATGTGAAGGGGCAATTAGTGCGCCGCCTTTTAGATCCCCAGCCTATCTTGGGTGAATATTCTATTACCTGGGACGGCAAAAATGACCAAGGGGAGAAATTAGGGGCAGGCGTTTACTTTTTTAAAATAAAGTCGGGATCGTATTCCACAACACGGAAGATGATTCTGATGGAATAA
- a CDS encoding transporter substrate-binding domain-containing protein — protein sequence MKLRRIFIALGVALIAFFSLSCSPKQKKILRVGTDAENPPFTYQEGSEFKGIDIEICKRIAKKLNMQLQISKFEFDDLFSALAQNKIDIAASSITITEKRKQTVDFTEPYFDTINQTAVYNIKLLTNLILCVNNNNIRSLTIKYLGGFHENRAN from the coding sequence ATGAAATTACGCAGGATATTTATTGCTTTGGGTGTCGCACTGATTGCCTTCTTTTCTTTATCTTGTTCTCCGAAACAAAAGAAGATATTGAGGGTAGGAACCGATGCTGAAAATCCACCTTTTACTTATCAAGAAGGTAGTGAATTCAAAGGCATTGATATAGAAATATGTAAAAGAATAGCCAAAAAACTGAATATGCAACTTCAGATTAGCAAGTTTGAATTTGACGATTTATTTTCAGCTTTGGCACAAAATAAAATAGATATTGCCGCGTCCTCCATAACCATTACCGAGAAACGCAAACAGACAGTTGATTTTACCGAGCCCTATTTTGATACCATTAACCAAACCGCCGTCTATAATATAAAGCTATTGACAAATCTTATTTTATGTGTTAATAATAATAACATAAGATCTTTAACAATTAAATATTTAGGAGGTTTTCATGAAAACCGCGCAAATTAG